GCGCGGCGCCCACACCCTCAAGGGCGCGGCGCGCATGCTGGGTCTGGGCGACATCAGCCGCCTCGCCCATGGTCTGGAGGATGTCCTCGACGAGCTGGAGCAGGGCGGCCGCTCGTGCGATGCCGAGCTGACCGATGTGCTGCTGTTCGCGACGGACGGCCTCGCCGATCTGGTCCGCGCGGCCCTCGACGGGACGCCGGCCGGCCGTGATGTGGACGAGTTGCTCCTCGCCCTGGCGCGCGGCGTCCTTCCCGCCGCCGCGCCGCGGCGCGCCGCGCCCGAGGACCAGGGCGCGGCGGCGCGCGGCGAGGACAGCGTGCGCGTGGAGGTCGCGCGCCTCGACCGGATGATACATCTGCTTGGCGAAAGCGCCCAATGCGCCCAGCAGATGCAGCCCCTGGAAAGCCGTCTGCGCGCCCTCGAAACCGAGCTTGAAGCCATGCTCGCCGGTTTGCGCCGCGAGGAAAACTACCGCAGGCTTTCGGCCATCCTCGGCCGGGCGCGGGATCTGCGCCGCGATCTGGAAAAGGATCTGCTCGCCTTCCACCTGCTCGGCGATCTGCTTCTGCAGGAGGCCGAGGGCTTGCGCATGGTGCCCTTGGCCATTCTGGTCGAGGATCTGCGGCGGGTGGTGCGCGACCTGGCCCGCGAGCAGGGCAAGCAGGTGCGCTTCACCGTCAGCGGCGAGGACGTGGCGCTCGACCGCCTGCTCTGGGAGGCCCTGCGCCCGGCCTTGCTGCACCTGCTGCGCAACGCCGTCGATCATGGCATCGAGGACCCCCAGGAGCGGCGCCGCTCCGGCAAGACGCCCGAAGGGGAGGTGCGCCTGGCGGCCTCTTATGAACGGCGCGGGGTGAGCATCGTTCTGAGCGACGACGGTCGCGGCATCGATGTCGCCGAGGTGCGCCGCGTCGCCCTCGCCGGCGGTCTTCTGGCCGCCGAGGACGATGCCGAACTCAGCGACGAGGAGGCCCTCTACCTCATCCTGCGTCCGGGCTTTTCCACCCGCGAAACCCTCACCGAGGTCTCCGGGCGCGGCATCGGCATGGACGTGGCGCGCGCCGCCGTGGAGCAGGTCAAGGGGCATCTTTCCCTGCGCGCCCAGCCCGGCGCGGGCACCGAAATCCGGCTGGAGCTGCCCCTCACCCTGGCGCGTCTCGGCGGCCTGGTGATCCGTTGCGAGGGGGAGCGCTACGTTTTGCCTCTGCAATACGTCGTCGGCGTGCTTCATCTGCGCGAGGAGGACATTCTGCTCGAGGGCGGGCGCGAACTGGTGCGCATCGACGGCCGCGGCCGGCCCTTGTATGTCCTGCGCGAACGTCTGGGCCTTGCCCCGCGTATGCTCGTGCGCGCCGGCCGCACCCCGGCGGTGGTGCTGCGTCACCGCGACCAGCAGGCGGCCTGGGCGGTCAGCGAGGTGGTCGGGGTGCAGGAGGTGGTGGTCAAAAGCCTCGGGTCCTCCCTGCGCGGCCTCCCCGGATATGCCGGGGCCGCCGTGCTCGGCGACGGACTGCCCGCCCTGATTCTCTCGGTGCCCGAGTTGTTTGCCGGCGGCCGCACCGGCGCCTTGCGCGCCGAG
This sequence is a window from Geoalkalibacter sp.. Protein-coding genes within it:
- a CDS encoding hybrid sensor histidine kinase/response regulator, producing the protein MTDRKYLDIFVGEAREHLALLRQGVLALESGIAPSEVVPGLLRGAHTLKGAARMLGLGDISRLAHGLEDVLDELEQGGRSCDAELTDVLLFATDGLADLVRAALDGTPAGRDVDELLLALARGVLPAAAPRRAAPEDQGAAARGEDSVRVEVARLDRMIHLLGESAQCAQQMQPLESRLRALETELEAMLAGLRREENYRRLSAILGRARDLRRDLEKDLLAFHLLGDLLLQEAEGLRMVPLAILVEDLRRVVRDLAREQGKQVRFTVSGEDVALDRLLWEALRPALLHLLRNAVDHGIEDPQERRRSGKTPEGEVRLAASYERRGVSIVLSDDGRGIDVAEVRRVALAGGLLAAEDDAELSDEEALYLILRPGFSTRETLTEVSGRGIGMDVARAAVEQVKGHLSLRAQPGAGTEIRLELPLTLARLGGLVIRCEGERYVLPLQYVVGVLHLREEDILLEGGRELVRIDGRGRPLYVLRERLGLAPRMLVRAGRTPAVVLRHRDQQAAWAVSEVVGVQEVVVKSLGSSLRGLPGYAGAAVLGDGLPALILSVPELFAGGRTGALRAELSAARLRRRRGRVLVVDDSITTRTMEKNILEAQGYQVETAIDGEQALEMFAARSFDLVVTDIEMPGIDGFELTRRLRALPQCAELPVIVVTSRASDDDKRRGLDVGAQAYIVKGSFDQGKLVDAVETLIG